A single genomic interval of Malania oleifera isolate guangnan ecotype guangnan chromosome 11, ASM2987363v1, whole genome shotgun sequence harbors:
- the LOC131168617 gene encoding L-type lectin-domain containing receptor kinase VIII.1 → MSPNLAMLIQSGEISILIVLCLSLLLSFSGNGVAGASTAFNFGTLTLSSLKLLGDAHLNNGSVRLTRDLPVPNSGAGRALYSKPVRFRQPGSVSATSFSTTFSFSIANLNPSSIGGGLAFVISPDDETIGGAGGMLGLADDKGLSTGFVAVEFDTLMDVEFKDINGNHVGLNLNSMVSSQVVDLEAREIDLKSGNLVNAWIDYDGPSQVFNISVSYSNLKPREPLLSFDLDLVQFVNDLMYVGFSGSTQGSTEIHSIEWWSFSSSFDLGLSSGLSSPPSPVTNSVNPPPPSLTPPSLAPSVSKSPEQSSKSSSCHNQLCKQGPGAVAGVVTAGAFFLALFAGVLIWVFSKKFRRLKRSDPVASEIIKMPREFPYKELKAATNCFNSNRIIGHGAFGTVYKGILPETNDIVAVKKCSHSSQGKNEFLSELSIIGTLRHRNLVRLQGWCHEKGEILLVYDLMPNGSLDKALFEARTTLPWPHRRKILMGVASALAYLHQECENQVIHRDIKTSNIMLDEGFNARLGDFGLARQVEHDKSPDATVAAGTMGYLAPEYLLTGRATEKTDVFSYGAVVLEVASGRRPIEREIIGVGKVGNNSNLVEWVWGLHREGRLLMAADGRLEGEFDEAEMRKVLLVGLACSHPDPLVRPTMRSVVQMLVGEAEVPIVPRSKPSMSFSTSHLLLCLQDSVSDCNGMITVSSSSSDHSFNGVDLV, encoded by the coding sequence ATGTCGCCGAATTTAGCAATGTTGATACAATCCGGCGAAATTTCTATCCTTATCGTCCTTTGCTTATCTCTGTTACTGTCATTTTCCGGCAATGGCGTGGCCGGTGCTTCAACGGCGTTCAACTTCGGAACACTAACTCTGAGTAGCTTGAAGCTTCTCGGAGACGCCCACTTGAACAATGGGAGTGTGCGGCTCACTCGCGACCTTCCTGTCCCCAACTCTGGCGCCGGCAGGGCTCTGTACAGCAAACCCGTCAGATTCCGGCAGCCGGGGAGCGTATCGGCGACGTCGTTCTCGACCACCTTCTCATTTTCCATCGCGAATCTGAACCCTTCATCGATCGGCGGCGGACTCGCCTTCGTCATTTCACCGGACGACGAAACAATCGGCGGCGCCGGCGGGATGCTCGGACTGGCCGACGACAAGGGTCTTTCCACAGGTTTCGTAGCCGTGGAGTTCGATACTCTTATGGATGTGGAGTTCAAAGATATCAATGGAAACCATGTGGGTCTGAACCTGAACAGCATGGTCTCGTCGCAGGTCGTCGATTTGGAGGCTCGCGAGATCGATCTCAAAAGCGGCAATCTCGTTAACGCTTGGATCGACTACGACGGACCGTCTCAGGTTTTCAATATATCTGTTTCTTACTCGAATCTGAAGCCAAGAGAACCTCTTTTGTCCTTTGATCTCGATCTGGTTCAGTTCGTGAATGATTTAATGTACGTAGGCTTCTCTGGTTCGACTCAGGGGAGCACAGAAATTCACAGTATAGAGTGGTGGAGCTTCAGTTCATCGTTCGATTTGGGTTTGAGTTCTGGGTTATCGTCTCCGCCATCTCCAGTGACGAACTCTGTGAACCCACCTCCTCCTTCTTTGACTCCTCCTTCTTTGGCTCCTTCCGTATCAAAGTCACCAGAACAGAGCAGTAAGTCATCGTCTTGCCATAACCAGCTCTGTAAACAGGGACCGGGAGCTGTCGCCGGTGTGGTAACAGCCGGAGCTTTTTTTCTCGCCTTGTTTGCGGGTGTTCTCATCTGGGTGTTTTCTAAGaaattcagacgtctgaagagATCTGACCCGGTTGCCTCCGAAATCATCAAAATGCCAAGAGAATTCCCCTACAAAGAGCTCAAAGCGGCCACGAATTGCTTCAATTCCAACAGAATTATAGGCCACGGCGCCTTTGGGACAGTCTACAAGGGCATACTACCCGAAACCAACGACATTGTCGCTGTGAAGAAATGTAGTCACAGTTCACAGGGAAAGAACGAATTTTTATCAGAGCTATCCATAATTGGGACTCTCAGGCACCGGAATCTAGTTCGTCTTCAGGGTTGGTGCCACGAGAAAGGCGAAATTTTACTAGTTTACGACTTAATGCCCAATGGGAGCCTCGATAAGGCCCTGTTCGAAGCAAGAACCACTCTCCCATGGCCGCACAGAAGAAAAATTCTGATGGGCGTTGCCTCGGCTTTAGCATATCTGCATCAAGAATGCGAAAATCAGGTAATTCACAGGGACATTAAGACCAGCAACATAATGTTGGACGAAGGGTTCAACGCGAGGTTAGGAGATTTTGGTCTCGCGAGACAAGTTGAGCACGACAAGTCGCCTGATGCGACGGTGGCCGCGGGTACAATGGGCTACTTGGCGCCGGAGTACCTCCTCACGGGCAGAGCCACCGAGAAAACCGACGTGTTCAGCTACGGTGCGGTGGTTCTGGAGGTGGCCAGCGGAAGAAGACCCATTGAGAGAGAGATCATTGGGGTCGGAAAAGTTGGGAACAACAGCAATTTGGTGGaatgggtttggggtttacacAGAGAAGGAAGGTTGTTAATGGCGGCCGATGGGAGATTAGAGGGAGAATTTGATGAAGCAGAGATGAGGAAGGTGCTTCTGGTTGGGCTGGCCTGCTCGCACCCTGACCCATTGGTTCGACCCACGATGAGGAGTGTGGTTCAGATGCTGGTGGGCGAGGCCGAGGTCCCAATTGTCCCAAGGTCCAAACCCTCCATGAGTTTCAGCACCTCCCATCTGCTGCTGTGCCTGCAGGACTCCGTTTCTGACTGCAATGGCATGATCACCGTCTCTTCCTCCTCATCAGATCACAGCTTCAATGGCGTGGATCTGGTCTGA